The Sphingomonas alpina genome has a segment encoding these proteins:
- a CDS encoding GNAT family N-acetyltransferase: protein MTDVQWFESERLVMRPQRIEDAEALFEAYRDAELMQWWSSAPHVSVEETRNYLLPMLEGGDWRGWAITLKGDDRAIGTIAAGKRRTGVVEIGYMLVRSAWGQGYAHEAVTRLLDLLFVEEGNRRVFADTDPDNVASNALLERLGFTREARLRGEWETHIGVRDSFIWGLLRDEWKAA from the coding sequence ATGACCGACGTGCAGTGGTTTGAAAGCGAGCGGCTGGTCATGCGGCCGCAGCGGATCGAGGATGCCGAGGCGCTGTTCGAGGCGTATCGCGATGCCGAGCTGATGCAATGGTGGTCGAGCGCTCCGCATGTGAGCGTCGAGGAAACGCGCAATTATCTGCTGCCGATGCTGGAGGGCGGGGACTGGCGCGGCTGGGCGATCACGCTGAAGGGCGACGACCGGGCGATCGGCACCATCGCCGCAGGCAAGCGCCGCACCGGCGTGGTGGAGATCGGTTACATGCTTGTGCGCAGCGCCTGGGGGCAGGGCTATGCGCATGAAGCGGTGACGCGTCTGCTCGACCTGCTGTTCGTGGAAGAAGGTAATCGCCGGGTCTTTGCCGATACCGATCCCGACAATGTCGCGTCGAACGCCCTGCTCGAGCGGCTCGGCTTCACCCGCGAGGCGCGGCTGCGCGGCGAATGGGAGACGCATATCGGCGTGCGCGACAGCTTCATCTGGGGATTGTTGCGCGACGAGTGGAAGGCCGCGTGA
- a CDS encoding LysR family transcriptional regulator, with amino-acid sequence MKRTHLPLNGLRVLDAAARHLSFTRAADELAVTPAAVGQQIRALEDTLGVVLFRRTTKGLELTPEGEAGLAALRHGFLQFEEAVRAMQAGQTSKSLTIAAPRDLTEKWLMPRLAEIARSDGELRFVLVSADEDVDFTEANLDLAIRWGDGPGEHEGEAIESEGMITIERPGGGIDTRISWPGCVNDPATSLVRVGDAGLALDAAAQGLGRATVPELLAAADIAAGRVVAIGDPKPYRLGYWLVAPLPQWRQKKVKALVEALTA; translated from the coding sequence ATGAAGCGGACGCACCTCCCGCTCAATGGCCTGCGCGTGCTCGACGCGGCGGCGCGCCATTTGTCCTTCACCCGCGCCGCCGATGAACTTGCTGTCACGCCCGCCGCGGTCGGGCAGCAGATTCGCGCGTTGGAGGACACGCTGGGCGTGGTGCTGTTCCGCCGCACCACCAAGGGGCTTGAGCTCACGCCTGAGGGCGAGGCGGGGCTGGCGGCGTTGCGTCACGGCTTCCTGCAGTTCGAGGAAGCGGTGCGTGCCATGCAAGCGGGGCAGACCTCCAAGTCGTTGACCATCGCCGCGCCGCGCGACCTGACCGAGAAATGGCTGATGCCGCGTCTCGCCGAGATTGCGCGCAGCGATGGCGAGTTGCGCTTCGTGCTGGTGTCGGCGGACGAGGATGTCGATTTCACCGAAGCCAATCTCGATCTGGCGATCCGCTGGGGTGACGGCCCGGGCGAGCATGAGGGTGAAGCGATCGAGTCCGAAGGCATGATCACGATCGAGCGCCCGGGCGGCGGCATCGATACGCGTATTTCGTGGCCGGGCTGCGTCAATGATCCCGCAACATCGCTGGTGCGGGTCGGGGATGCCGGGCTCGCGCTCGATGCCGCGGCCCAAGGACTGGGCCGGGCGACCGTGCCCGAACTGCTCGCAGCCGCCGATATCGCGGCGGGACGCGTGGTCGCGATCGGCGACCCCAAGCCTTACCGGCTCGGTTACTGGCTGGTCGCGCCGCTGCCGCAATGGCGGCAGAAAAAGGTCAAGGCGCTGGTGGAAGCGCTGACCGCGTGA
- the apaG gene encoding Co2+/Mg2+ efflux protein ApaG encodes MKALFPNVAETRGVVVRVSVSYLPEQSEPQRGRWFWAYHIRIENEGEQAVQLLTRHWVITDGRGARHSVEGEGVVGEQPLIAPGGSFDYVSGCPLATPTGSMQGSYHMIGEDGSGFDVDIPKFALLAPAVGA; translated from the coding sequence ATGAAGGCACTGTTCCCCAATGTCGCGGAAACCCGCGGCGTCGTTGTGCGGGTTTCGGTCAGCTATCTGCCCGAACAATCCGAACCGCAGCGCGGCCGCTGGTTCTGGGCGTATCATATCCGTATCGAGAATGAAGGCGAGCAGGCGGTGCAGCTGCTCACCCGCCACTGGGTCATCACCGATGGGCGTGGCGCGCGCCATTCGGTCGAGGGCGAGGGTGTGGTCGGCGAACAGCCGCTGATCGCGCCGGGCGGGAGCTTCGACTATGTCTCGGGTTGCCCGCTGGCGACCCCCACGGGCTCGATGCAGGGCAGCTATCATATGATCGGCGAGGACGGATCGGGGTTCGATGTCGACATCCCCAAATTCGCGCTGCTCGCGCCGGCGGTGGGGGCATGA